TTCATCTTTATGACTATAAATTTTGTTAAGCGCAGACTGAAAGATACCTGCGTCATCATTTGACAATGATAATGCGATGCTATCAGCCTGAACAACAGGTGTCATGAAAAACATTGTGAATAACGCAATGCGGGTTAATGACTTATTCATAAGCAGCCTCCTGAGAATTTCCCTTTTTTAATCGGCCAGGTATTACTTCTTTCATAAATTAACATAAAATAAACACCTTCCTTTCTGCAATAAAATGTGGTTAATGTGTTATTTTTTTATCGCTTTATATGGCTTATGTGTGGTAAAAGTTTTTTCAGGAGGGATGGATATGAACAGTCATGCACTTTTGAAAAACTCTTCCTTATTTATTGCATATATGGGATGTTCTTGATGGAGTTGTGCGTTTTTACGGGTAGTGTATTGCTTTCTTTTTTCTGTAAAGCAGAAAGATAAATGAGTGTTATTCCTGTCCTGAAGCGCGGGATATGATGCATGTCATCGACTCTACTGCAATGAATATGTTCATTTTGGTTATGCTTTTTTATGCAAAAAAAACCGCATATTGCTATGCGGTAAACCATTGGGAAGAATATTAAACACATCTGAATTTCGCAAGAACACTGTAATAAATAACGAAGGTTTATTCAATGTATCATAGGCTAATTATGCTGATCTTTTCATATTATTATCATTTTGTTTCTTTTTTGCGTGATGATAGAGTGTAACATGGATATGAGAACACACTATTTTATCAATCCGTACGGACAAATGGCTATTCTGCAGTGTAGAGCACTTGTACATTGGGCTCCTTTAATGCTTTTCCTTCCAGGACATTCATTGCTGCACTCGATTATTTTCCAGAAGATCTTGTTAAAGGGAGTGACGTTATAAATTGTCAATGGAAAAAATTTCCCGTCAATGTAAATCCCTGAGTCAGTTTGCGAGACACTGGAACCTGGAGGAAGGAAAACATCAGATTCATACCAAATAATAAGCTTTATTTTACACCAGAGGATTGAAAATGAAATTCCACTCGAAGAACAGACAACAGTGTCAACAACTAACCATTCCATATTAGAGACCTTAACATTAATAATGACAATTTTTCATAAATGAAAAGTGTAGTTGTTTTTTGATAACTCATTGAAAAAGATCATTTTTTTGATTGTGTTTTTGTTCGTGAGTTATTGATTTTATTATTATAACGATCTTTTGTTGAATCTTTTTGTTTCACTTTTTTAATATTTGCATTTCTTTTTTATAAGTCTTTATAAAATTGGTGGTCAAATTATAAACATAGATTTTTTCAGGGTGAGAGTGAATTATTTAATCTGTGATACCCCTATTTGTCATTGTGCATAGTGACATGCCTTATCCTTTTCTTTAGAGATGGTGATACAGCCTGTATGTTGAAGGTCGATTCTTATGACTAGTACAAATCATGTTGTACCTGGGAGGCCAGTTATCACGTTAAGTCGTGGTTATGTCTCTCGTGGGCGCTAATGGAAGAAGGCTTTCGCGTAGTGAAAAATAACGGCGTCGGCCTGGTAGTGGTCTCTCTTTCTTATGCGATGAGGTTCATTGGAATAGTGGCGTGGGATGAATGTTTATGTGATAAGATGATTATACAGTAATCCCTATGTTAACTATTTATGGTTCATTAACTATAAGGTTGGCTGGCAATGAATACGCTACTTTTTCGATTAATAATGTTTATATTCATGTTTGGTTCTTTCCCATTACAGGCGGAAGTGCCAGATGACATGAAGCTTGAACGAGTTGTGATAGTAAGTCGCCACGGTGTAAGAGCACCAACAAAGTTCACCCCATTGATGCAGGAAATCACACCTTACCATTGGCCGCAATGGGATGTTCCCCTGGGCTGGTTGACGGCTCGGGGTGGTGAGCTCGTCACCGAAATGGGACGATATCAACAAAAAGTATTAATCGATAACGGCGTTCTGGAAAGTAATGTATGTCCGTCACCAGAACAGGTGGCAGTTATTGCCGATACCGATCAGCGCACTCGTAAAACCGGTGAGGCATTTCTGGCTGGATTTGCGCCGGGATGTAAAAATAAGGTTCATTATCAAAAAGATCACGATAAAAAAGATCCTCTTTTTAATCCAGTAAAAATGGGGGTGTGCGCTTTTAATGTACAAAAAACTCAGGAAGCGATTCTGACACGTGCGGAAGGAAACATTGAACGGTACACTCAGCGTTATGACTCTGCATTCCGTACTCTGGAACAGGTTCTCAATTTCTCCCGGTCAGCAGCATGCCGATCAGCAAGCCAGTCTGGTTGCACGCTACCAGGAACCTTACCTTCAGAACTCAGGGTTTCTGCGGATACCGTTTCCTTATCTGGCGCGTGGAGTCTTTCTTCCATGCTGACGGAAATATTTCTATTGCAAGAGGCGCAGGGAATGCCAGAGGTTGCGTGGGGGCGAATTCATGGGGAGAAAGAATGGACAGCGTTATTAAGTCTGCATAATGCTCAGTTTGACCTTTTGCAAAGAACTCCCGAAGTTGCCCGCAGCAGAGCAACACCATTACTCGATTTGATCAGCGAAGCATTAGTGAGTAATGGGTCAACAGAAAATCATTACGGAATTAAATTACCCGTCTCATTATTGTTTATTGCTGGTCATGATACCAATCTTGCAAATCTCAGTGGGGTATTTGATCTTAACTGGTCTCTACCTGGGCAGCCAGATAATACACCTCCTGGCGGGGAGCTGGTTTTCGAAAGATGGACGCGAGTGAGTGATAACACTGACTGGATTCAAATTTCGTTTGTTTATCAGACTCTTCAACAAATGCGTAAGTTTAAACCTTTTTCATCTTCGTCTCTCCCAAACAAGATTGTGCTTACGTTGCCCTCTTGCCAGGATAAAAATCCTGAGGGTATGTGTCCATTAAAGCATTTTATTGACATTGTGCAGACAGCACGTATTCCACAATGTGCAGTGATGGCTGATGTAAACCGTTAAATATAATTCGTAGAGAATAGGGAGATTAAGAACGGTAGTGACAAACAGGTGAACGTTTAAAAGCGAAGTTTTGGGAATTTCAGGTGCGCATTTTGGGGCAGGATTTGGAAGCAAATCCCTCTTTAATATTTCGATATTATTATAAGTTTTTGTTTTTCATGCTATTTTCTTTTTGTCTGCGTAGTTTAACGCTGATGA
The sequence above is drawn from the Citrobacter amalonaticus genome and encodes:
- the iraM gene encoding anti-adapter protein IraM — translated: MEWLVVDTVVCSSSGISFSILWCKIKLIIWYESDVFLPPGSSVSQTDSGIYIDGKFFPLTIYNVTPFNKIFWKIIECSNECPGRKSIKGAQCTSALHCRIAICPYGLIK
- a CDS encoding AppA family phytase/histidine-type acid phosphatase codes for the protein MNTLLFRLIMFIFMFGSFPLQAEVPDDMKLERVVIVSRHGVRAPTKFTPLMQEITPYHWPQWDVPLGWLTARGGELVTEMGRYQQKVLIDNGVLESNVCPSPEQVAVIADTDQRTRKTGEAFLAGFAPGCKNKVHYQKDHDKKDPLFNPVKMGVCAFNVQKTQEAILTRAEGNIERYTQRYDSAFRTLEQVLNFSRSAACRSASQSGCTLPGTLPSELRVSADTVSLSGAWSLSSMLTEIFLLQEAQGMPEVAWGRIHGEKEWTALLSLHNAQFDLLQRTPEVARSRATPLLDLISEALVSNGSTENHYGIKLPVSLLFIAGHDTNLANLSGVFDLNWSLPGQPDNTPPGGELVFERWTRVSDNTDWIQISFVYQTLQQMRKFKPFSSSSLPNKIVLTLPSCQDKNPEGMCPLKHFIDIVQTARIPQCAVMADVNR